In Lycium ferocissimum isolate CSIRO_LF1 chromosome 11, AGI_CSIRO_Lferr_CH_V1, whole genome shotgun sequence, a single genomic region encodes these proteins:
- the LOC132036632 gene encoding malate dehydrogenase, mitochondrial: protein MRTCMLKSIIQRNSISRRGFASGSAPERKVAVLGAAGGIGQPLSLLMKLNPLVSSLSLYDIAGTPGVAADVSHINTRSQVAGFAGEEQLGQALEGADVVIIPAGVPRKPGMTRDDLFNINAGIVKSLATAIAKYCPHALVNMISNPVNSTVPIAAEVFKKAGTYDEKRLFGVTTLDVVRAKTFYAGKAKVNVAEVNVPVVGGHAGITILPLFSQATPTANLSDEEIEALTKRTQDGGTEVVEAKAGKGSATLSMAYAGAIFADACLKGLNGVPDVVECSFVQSNVTELPFFASKVRLGKNGVEEVLGLGPMTDFEKKGLEALKPELLSSIEKGIKFANAN from the exons ATGAGGACTTGCATGTTGAAATCCATCATCCAACGGAACTCCATTTCCAGGCGTGGATTCGCATCGGGATCCGCACCTGAGAGGAAAGTGGCAGTTTTAGGAGCAGCCGGAGGGATCGGTCAGCCTTTATCACTTCTAATGAAACTAAACCCTTTAGTATCGAGCCTTTCCCTCTACGATATTGCTGGAACTCCTGGTGTTGCCGCTGATGTCAGTCACATCAACACCAGATCTCAG GTTGCGGGATTTGCAGGAGAAGAGCAGCTAGGGCAGGCTCTGGAAGGAGCTGATGTAGTTATCATCCCTGCTGGTGTGCCCCGAAAGCCTGGTATGACCCGCGATGACCTGTTCAACATTAATGCGGGTATTGTTAAATCTCTTGCCACGGCTATTGCCAAGTACTGCCCCCAT gCTCTTGTCAATATGATCAGCAACCCTGTGAATTCCACTGTCCCAATTGCTGCGGAGGTGTTTAAGAAGGCTGGAACTTATGATGAAAAGAGGCTCTTTGGAGTTACCACACTTGATGTGGTTAGGGCCAAGACATTTTATGCCGGAAAAGCTAAAGTAAATGTTGCTG AGGTCAATGTCCCAGTAGTTGGTGGTCATGCTGGCATAACTATCCTCCCATTATTTTCTCAA GCCACCCCAACGGCGAATCTATCAGATGAGGAAATTGAGGCACTCACAAAGCGAACCCAAGATGGTGGCACAGAAGTTGTTGAGGCCAAGGCTGGAAAGGGTTCAGCCACCCTGTCAATGGC CTATGCTGGCGCTATTTTTGCTGATGCTTGCTTAAAGGGGTTGAATGGAGTTCCCGATGTTGTGGAGTGTTCTTTTGTGCAGTCCAATGTCACAGAGCTTCCCTTCTTTGCATCCAAG GTGAGACTTGGGAAAAATGGAGTGGAGGAAGTCCTAGGGTTGGGCCCAATGACAGACTTTGAGAAGAAAGGACTTGAAGCTCTTAAGCCAGAGCTGCTCTCCTCCATTGAGAAGGGAATCAAGTTTGCCAATGCAAACTAA